The following coding sequences are from one Streptomyces dengpaensis window:
- a CDS encoding arginine repressor, producing MSQAQDHEPAGPAVPQTRTARHRRIVDILNRQPVRSQSQLAKLLADDGLSVTQATLSRDLDELNAVKIRNNDGDLIYAVPSEGGFRTPRAPLGESAKEERMRRLSAELLISAEASANLVVLRTPPGAAQFLASAIDQAELHDILGTIAGDDTVLLISRNATGGQALADHLLRLAQNNH from the coding sequence ATGAGTCAGGCGCAGGACCACGAACCGGCCGGGCCTGCCGTGCCGCAGACCCGCACCGCACGCCACCGCCGGATCGTGGACATCCTCAACCGGCAACCGGTGCGCTCGCAGAGCCAGTTGGCGAAGCTCCTCGCCGACGACGGGCTGAGCGTCACCCAGGCGACGCTCTCCCGGGACCTGGACGAGCTGAACGCGGTGAAGATCCGCAACAACGACGGCGACCTCATCTACGCGGTACCGAGCGAGGGCGGCTTCCGCACGCCGCGCGCGCCGCTGGGTGAGTCGGCGAAGGAGGAGCGGATGCGGCGCCTCTCCGCCGAGCTGCTGATCTCGGCGGAGGCCTCGGCCAACCTCGTGGTCCTGCGCACCCCGCCGGGGGCCGCGCAGTTCCTGGCCTCCGCGATCGACCAGGCGGAGCTGCACGACATCCTCGGCACCATCGCCGGCGACGACACGGTGCTGCTGATCAGCCGGAATGCCACGGGTGGGCAGGCGTTGGCGGATCACTTGCTGCGGTTGGCTCAGAACAACCATTGA
- a CDS encoding FAD:protein FMN transferase, with product MAEPAEAPPALRHAEEVMGTVFSFDVRGGEPAAVQAALEEAIAGLHRVNEVFSTYREDSQISRLARGELSVEQCDPEVAEVLALGAEAERLSKGWFSTAYEGQLDPTGIVKGWATERAARLIAAAGASGVSVNGGGDVQMYGAPGPVRPWRVGVSDPLRPGALAAVVSAADVDQLAVATSGTAERGAHIVDPRTGKSAVTDLVAVTVVGPRLTWVDAWATAAFAMGSREALTWLESLPDVEALLITAGDEVRCTGGLAQRLG from the coding sequence TTCGACGTACGCGGAGGGGAACCGGCCGCCGTACAGGCCGCGTTGGAGGAGGCGATCGCCGGGCTCCACCGGGTGAACGAGGTGTTCAGCACTTACCGCGAGGACAGCCAGATCTCGCGTCTCGCACGCGGTGAGCTCAGCGTCGAGCAGTGCGATCCGGAGGTCGCCGAGGTGCTCGCCCTGGGCGCGGAGGCGGAGCGGCTGAGCAAGGGCTGGTTCAGCACGGCGTACGAGGGACAGCTCGACCCGACGGGGATCGTGAAGGGCTGGGCGACCGAGCGCGCGGCACGCCTCATCGCGGCGGCCGGGGCGAGCGGAGTGAGCGTGAACGGCGGCGGCGACGTCCAGATGTACGGTGCGCCCGGACCGGTGCGGCCCTGGCGGGTCGGAGTGTCGGACCCGCTGCGCCCGGGTGCGCTCGCGGCCGTCGTCTCGGCCGCGGACGTCGACCAGCTGGCGGTGGCCACCTCCGGCACGGCCGAGCGCGGCGCCCACATCGTCGACCCGCGCACCGGCAAGTCCGCGGTCACCGACCTGGTGGCCGTGACCGTGGTGGGCCCCCGGCTGACCTGGGTCGACGCCTGGGCGACGGCGGCCTTCGCCATGGGCTCACGCGAGGCCCTGACCTGGCTGGAGTCCCTCCCGGACGTGGAGGCTCTGCTGATCACCGCGGGCGACGAGGTCAGGTGCACGGGGGGATTGGCTCAACGCCTGGGCTGA